The DNA region CAACACTCCATATATTCTGGGTGCGAATGGAAGTGGAAGCAACGATTTATACACTGTTGATAACGCCGATGGTACTTCCGGCGAATCGGCAGGCGCACCGATAAATGGCGATACGACAAATCATCGCCAAGAAGCGAGTGCAATCCAGACGGTGACGGTAGTCAATACTGTTGTCACGGTGAGTGGAACTGTGTTTAGGGATGCCAATGGTAACGTTACTATTGATGGCAGCGATGTGGGAACCAATGCCGGATCAACTAACCTGACTATTTATGCGATCAATACTGCTGGTAATGTAGTCGATAAAGCCACAGTCGCAGCTAATGGAACTTACAGTCTGCCCAATGTCCCAGTAAATTCCAGTGTGACGCTGCGGCTGTCTAACAACTCCACTGTAGCTATTGGGGCAACTGCTCCCACAACCCCTAGCTTGCCGAGTAACTGGGTGAATACTGGTGAGAACAAAAATGGCACGACTGAAACCACTACGCCCGGTGATATTGCTATCACTACGACGACGGTCAACATCATCACTAATCAAGATTTTGGGATTGAGCAACTCCCGGATACGACCAACTTAAATCCAGCGCCTCAAACCAATCCGGGCGGGACGGCAACGATTCAAGTGCCAACCTTAGCGGGAACTGACCCCGAAGATGGCGCATTGGGCAGTGGTAATAAATTCAAAATTGTCACCTTACCGACCAATGGAACGCTGACTTACAATAACGTAGCCGTGACTGCGGGGCAGGTCATTAGTAGCTATGATCCAACGTTATTGAAGCTTGATCCTCAAGATGGAGCGATTACCGTTAGTTTTACCTATGCGGCGATCGATGCTGCAAGCAAAGAAGATGCGACTCCTGCAACAGTGACGATACCCTTTGTCACTCGTGCCAATGTTTTATTAGTCAAACGGATTACTGCAATTAATGGCGATCGCACCAAAAACCCCAATGACAACACACCGCTAAATGCCTTCGTTGACGATACCACCTCGACTCGTCAAGCCGACGATAACAGCCCCAATTGGAAGTCTAATTATCTGTTAGGGGCAATTGATGCTGGCAAAGTCAAGCCAGGGGACGA from Nostoc commune NIES-4072 includes:
- a CDS encoding DUF11 domain-containing protein — its product is MFKHQFIEKKSNNQRQKDQKGKSYSTVIILSYLFLNSTLLQVLPALAASPTPGTVIDNQATGSFIDSTDNTEKPIESNIVKVTVAEVAGITITSANTPGASTGSTSNFDFTVTNVGNDPTQFFIPDAPSAISGGTAGTLKIVAYDPDGSGPAAPVDLTSNNITVPSGGRSTGTLLGAIASANNGSIPAGASIVVRVPVTVTAADSQTVSVTLGNTSGQPSNSNTPYILGANGSGSNDLYTVDNADGTSGESAGAPINGDTTNHRQEASAIQTVTVVNTVVTVSGTVFRDANGNVTIDGSDVGTNAGSTNLTIYAINTAGNVVDKATVAANGTYSLPNVPVNSSVTLRLSNNSTVAIGATAPTTPSLPSNWVNTGENKNGTTETTTPGDIAITTTTVNIITNQDFGIEQLPDTTNLNPAPQTNPGGTATIQVPTLAGTDPEDGALGSGNKFKIVTLPTNGTLTYNNVAVTAGQVISSYDPTLLKLDPQDGAITVSFTYAAIDAASKEDATPATVTIPFVTRANVLLVKRITAINGDRTKNPNDNTPLNAFVDDTTSTRQADDNSPNWKSNYLLGAIDAGKVKPGDEIEYTIYFLNAGSSNANTVRVCDRLSDNQDFKVSAYGTNKDMQLQLGTSTVLDLTSASDAGDRAQLISAGNSVPTNCYLKAANNNGTLVIDVTGNTGVPNLTTMPGSTGQGSPNDSYGFFRFVTKVKP